A portion of the Paenibacillus hamazuiensis genome contains these proteins:
- a CDS encoding ABC transporter permease, whose product MPGFKAAFMNETVKLVKKKKIIVAAVLSILAVLIGQVAVTAIKHGFGLRVVGSTEFPLVVLSVFSYTILPLFAVFVAIDMFNGEFSSNTMKITLARPVSRLGVFSAKVLNIALFIAMNLFLVMVLSMLAGLIFNPSSVNAMGVVRVILSYAATFLPVFVFSLLVVLLSNILRGGLAVFFLSIIVFAGFNVLGVVYSNVSSFLITSMFDWYTLWISETINGFKIFRQLLIMVGCGMMLFTAGYYLFDRKEI is encoded by the coding sequence ATGCCAGGGTTTAAGGCCGCGTTTATGAACGAAACCGTCAAGCTGGTGAAAAAGAAAAAAATAATCGTGGCCGCCGTTTTGTCCATTTTGGCCGTGCTCATCGGACAAGTTGCCGTTACGGCGATTAAACACGGCTTTGGTTTAAGGGTGGTCGGCAGCACGGAGTTTCCTCTGGTCGTATTATCCGTATTCAGTTATACGATTTTGCCTCTGTTTGCCGTCTTTGTCGCGATCGATATGTTTAACGGCGAATTTTCGTCGAATACGATGAAAATCACGCTGGCCCGGCCCGTATCCAGGCTCGGTGTCTTTAGCGCCAAAGTATTGAACATAGCGCTGTTTATCGCCATGAATTTGTTCCTGGTAATGGTGCTGTCGATGTTGGCCGGACTTATATTTAATCCGTCATCCGTAAACGCGATGGGCGTCGTCAGAGTCATTTTATCGTATGCGGCCACTTTTTTGCCCGTGTTTGTTTTCTCGCTTCTCGTAGTATTGCTGTCGAATATACTTCGCGGCGGACTGGCTGTATTTTTCTTGTCGATTATCGTTTTTGCCGGATTTAACGTGCTTGGGGTCGTGTATTCGAATGTGTCGAGCTTTTTGATCACATCGATGTTCGATTGGTATACGCTGTGGATTTCCGAAACGATCAACGGATTCAAAATTTTCCGCCAGCTTTTAATCATGGTAGGCTGTGGTATGATGTTATTTACAGCGGGTTATTATTTATTCGACCGCAAGGAGATATAG